The following proteins are co-located in the Rhea pennata isolate bPtePen1 chromosome 2, bPtePen1.pri, whole genome shotgun sequence genome:
- the PSCA gene encoding prostate stem cell antigen: MKTLLVLLLGAALCTDSGSSLKCYSCTAQVSNSNCKMPVNCKDLETCKTDVIGVIGLFSVISKGCASSCEPSYQDLTVGNRNISCCSNDLCNVNAAGSVRCSYGMAAVISASTLWTFLNNRL, encoded by the exons ATGAAGACTTTGCTTGTCCTCCTGCTGGGAGCAGCCTTGTGCACGGACTCAG GTTCTTCTTTGAAATGCTACAGCTGCACAGCACAGGTTAGCAACTCCAACTGCAAGATGCCTGTGAACTGTAAGGATTTGGAGACGTGCAAGACAGATGTGATCG GAGTCATAGGGCTCTTCAGTGTCATCAGTAAGGGCTGTGCTTCATCATGTGAGCCATCTTATCAAGATCTCACCGTGGGGAACAGGAATATCTCCTGCTGCAGCAATGACCTCTGCAACGTCAATGCAGCGGGCAGTGTGAGGTGCAGCTATGGGATGGCAGCAGTGATATCAGCCAGCACGCTCTGGACCTTCCTGAACAACAGACTGTAA